The nucleotide sequence CATCCCGCCCAAGACCGTGTCGAAGGACGATGCGGTGGTGCTCAAGAACCTGACCGAGAACCTGAAGCGGGTCGTCTACGGCCAGACCAACGCCATCGAGGCGCTGACCTCGGCGATCAAGCTGGCCCGCGCCGGCTTGCGCGATCCCGACAAGCCGATCGGCTCCTACCTGTTCGCCGGCCCGACCGGCGTCGGCAAGACGGAGGCGGCCAAGCAGCTCGCGGCCTCGCTCGGCGTCGAGATGCTGCGCTTCGACATGTCGGAGTACATGGAGCGGCACACGGTCTCGCGGCTGATCGGTGCGCCGCCCGGCTATGTCGGCTTCGACCAGGGCGGGCTGCTCACCGACGGGATCGACCAGCACCCCCACTGCGTGCTGCTGCTCGACGAGATCGAGAAGGCGCATCCGGACCTGTTCAACATCCTGTTGCAGGTGATGGACCACGGCAAGCTGACCGACCACAACGGCAAGCAGGTCGATTTCCGCAACGTCATCATCATCATGACCTCGAACGCGGGCGCCTCGGATCTGGCGAAGTCGGCCTACGGCTTCACCCAGTCGAAGCGCTCGGGCGACGACGTGGAGGCGATCAACCGGCTGTTCGCGCCGGAATTCCGCAACCGCCTCGACGCCATCATCTCGTTCGGCCACCTGCCGAAGGAGGTCGTGGCCAAGGTCGTCGACAAGTTCGTGCTCCAGCTCGAAGCGCAGCTCGCCGACCGCAACGTCACGATCGAACTCTCGGACGAGGCCCGCGACTGGCTGGTGGAGAACGGCTACGACGACGCGATGGGCGCCCGGCCCATGGCCCGCCTGATCCAGTCCACCGTCAAGACGCCGCTCGCCGACGAGGTGCTGTTCGGCTGCCTCAAGGACGGCGGTGCGGTCAAGGTGGTGCTGAAGAAGCCGGAGGCGGAGGATGCGAAGGGCAAGACCGAACTCGGCTTCGAGTTTCCCGCCGGCCCAGTGACGCCGAAGCCGGAGACGGACGTCGCCAACGCCGCCAAGCGCAAGCGCTCCAAGCCGCGTTCGGCCCCGCGCAAGAAGGCGGTCAAGCGCGACGGCGGTCCGTCCGGCGGGGGCGGCGTCCGCACCGTGCCGAAGGTCCCGCTGAAAGTCTGAAATCTGGCCGGACGGTCGCTCGCGAGAGCGACTGTCCTCGATTCCGGAGCGGGTTGCGTTCCTGCGCCGGCTCCCGGATATGGGCGGCGCCGCATCCCTCTTGAGGACGCGCAGCGTCGACTGGCAATGGGGGAATCATGACGAGCGACGCGCAGGAGGAGCATCTCACGCCTGTCGCGACACCACCGCAGATGCCGGTGCGACCGGCACCGCTCACCGCCCGCGAGCGGCGGCGCCGCCGCCGCAAGTCCCGTCACCGGGGCGAGGAGATCCTGGGCTGGATCCTGGTGCCGCTGATCCTGATCGGTCTGGTCTGGGGCGTGAACGCGGTGCTGGAAGCAATGGGCACCAGCCCAGGCGTGGCGTGGGACCAGCTCATGCAGGTGAAGGCCGCGCTCGAAAAGAAGATGTGACGGCGAAAGGACGCTTTCCCTCGGGCGCAACGGTCAGATCGACGCCTGCTCGAGCGTCCGGGCGACCCACTTGTTGAGGCTGAGCCCGGCGCGGCGGGCGGCGGAGGCCACGGCGCGGTGCAGTCCGGGATCGACCCGGACCACGAACTGTCCGGAGAACGGCTTTTCCGGCTCTTCGCCGCGCTGGGCGCAGAAGGCCAGATAGTCCTCGATGCTGTCGGCCAGCGCCTGCTTCAACTCGTCGACCGAACGGCCCTGGAACGTGATCACGTCGCGAAGGTTGAGCACCTCGCCGTGAAAGAGTTCGGCCTCTTCGTCGTATTCGACAAAAGCCTCGTAGCCCTTGTGGTGCATGACGGTCATCGTCTGAATCCCGCTTCGGTGAGGAAGCGCCTGACGGATTTCACCGCACCCTTGTCGGTCTCCTTCTGCGGGTGCGGTCGGTGGAAGACCGCACGCACGCCGTTGAGGGCGACCCGGACGCGAGAGCCTCGTCCTTCTTCGATCTCCGCACCGCAGGCCCTCAACAGGCGTTCGATGTCGGTCCAGGCGATGCCGGAACGGACGGGATCGGCGAAAATCGCTTCGAGCGTCGCCCGGTGCTTCCCGCTCACCTTCATATAGTATCAGTCTTCGATACTGAAAGCCAGACGACGCCTCTCGCCGGACACCGTCTACTCCGCCGCCGCCTTGCTCAAGCCGATCCGCCGCCAGATGGTGCTCAGCGCCTCCACGAGGTGGTCGATGTCGGCGTTGGAGTGCAGCGGCGAGGGCGTGATGCGCAGGCGCTCGGTGCCGCGCGGCACGGTCGGGTAGTTGATCGGCTGCACGTAGATGCCGAACTCGTCGAGCAGGGTGTCGCTGATCGCCTTGCACAGCACCGGATCGCACACCATCACCGGCACGATGTGGCTGCGGTTGGCCAGGGTCGGAATGCCCGCCGCGTCGAGGGCCTGCCGCACCCGGGCGACGCGCTCCTGATGGCGCGTGCGCTCGGCCCCGCTCGCCTTGAGGTGGCGGATGCTCGCCGCCGCGCCCGCCGCGACCGCGGGCGGCAGCGAGGTGGTGAAGATGAAGCCCGAGGCGAAGCTGCGCACGAAGTCGCAGAGCTGGGCCGACCCCGTGATGTAGCCGCCATGGACGGCGAACGCCTTGCCGAGCGTCCCCTCGATCACGTCGAGGCGGTGGGCCAGCCCCATCCGCTCCGAGATGCCGCCGCCCCGCGTCCCGTAGAGGCCGACCGCGTGGACCTCGTCGAGATAGGTGAGCGCACCGTGCGCTTCCGCCACGTCGCAGATCTCGTCTATGGGAGCGATGTCGCCGTCCATGGAATAGACCGACTCGAAGGCGA is from Methylorubrum populi and encodes:
- a CDS encoding type II toxin-antitoxin system HicB family antitoxin, with amino-acid sequence MTVMHHKGYEAFVEYDEEAELFHGEVLNLRDVITFQGRSVDELKQALADSIEDYLAFCAQRGEEPEKPFSGQFVVRVDPGLHRAVASAARRAGLSLNKWVARTLEQASI
- a CDS encoding type II toxin-antitoxin system HicA family toxin gives rise to the protein MKVSGKHRATLEAIFADPVRSGIAWTDIERLLRACGAEIEEGRGSRVRVALNGVRAVFHRPHPQKETDKGAVKSVRRFLTEAGFRR
- the hemA gene encoding 5-aminolevulinate synthase, giving the protein MDYEAFFGNAIAGLHREGRYRVFTDLERQAGRFPHATHHSPGGAREVTVWCSNDYLGMGQHPSVLRAMHEAIDRCGAGAGGTRNISGTNHYHVLLEQELADLHGKEAALIFSSGYVSNWAALGTLAAKLPGCVVFSDEGNHASMIEGIRSSRAERQIFRHNDPEDLNRKLALVEPGRAKLVAFESVYSMDGDIAPIDEICDVAEAHGALTYLDEVHAVGLYGTRGGGISERMGLAHRLDVIEGTLGKAFAVHGGYITGSAQLCDFVRSFASGFIFTTSLPPAVAAGAAASIRHLKASGAERTRHQERVARVRQALDAAGIPTLANRSHIVPVMVCDPVLCKAISDTLLDEFGIYVQPINYPTVPRGTERLRITPSPLHSNADIDHLVEALSTIWRRIGLSKAAAE